The Oncorhynchus mykiss isolate Arlee chromosome 22, USDA_OmykA_1.1, whole genome shotgun sequence sequence ccaacttcaaagtgtttcctttggaacattgctgcagggacttgcttccattcagccacaagagcattagtgaggtcgggcactggtgTTGGGCCTGGCTCGCTTCGGCGTTCCAATTCTGTTTTTTCGtattttttattaacaacaaatcaatacaaaaAGTACATAGGCATCTTGCCTTTGCCtttcagccatcgctcatccatatatttatatgtacatgttcttaatcattcctttacgcttgtgtgtataaggtagttgttatgaaattgttagattacccagaaccacaagcatttcgctacactcgcatcaaCTTTGCTAACCAtgttgtgtatgtgaccaataaaatttgatttgatttgaaatggtaTCAAGAGtatgtatatccttgcttcaggtcctgagctacaagcagttatatttgggtatgtaattttaggtgaaatttggagggaaaaaaagggtccgatccttaagaagGAAGTTTCTTTTAAAATGactcataaatattatcctgccaaccactatatgaaaaAAACTAAATCAAATTGTACCTTTTGTGATTACCACtcagaaacagtgttgcattgtattcatgtaaggAATCTGTGGCAAGACgtcagtagatttataattgaacacatttaagAAGATTCTACACTGTTATGAAGAGATatactgcttggattctttactTATCATAGAAATAAGTTGAAACAATTTTATGAAATTCATTTCATTactcttttggccaaatttcatattcacaaatgtacatttacaaacaaaacaacacattttattACCTTGCAAAAAGAAATTGAACtatattttaagacaattaaaaCCTCTGCcaacaaaaaagctgttaaaattataaatgtgtgtatgtcctttaaggtccttgtgtaatgtgatattgtatcCCCTAGCCCCGCCCATAGCCCCGCCCCTAGCCCAAATGTCCTTTTTATATTCtttatatatacttgtgttcccaTGTACTTTTTGTATTGATTTGCTGTTAAgaaaaaataaggaaaaaaaatattggaactccgactgcgagccaggcccaacatcagtgcccgacctcactaatgctcttatggctgaatggaagcaagtccccacagcaatgttccaacatctagtggaaagccttcccagaagattggaggctgttacagcagcaaaggggggaccaactccacattaatgcccatgattttggaatgagatgtttgacgagcaggggCCGGATTCACAAAACACTACTTACGAAAAAAACGTAAGAAGTTTCTTAAGGAAAAAATTGCATTAAAGAAGACATTTCTTCTTAAGAGTTTGTGAATTTGGgcccaggtgtccacatacttttagtcatgtagtgtatctcacATAGAGAGTAGTGCGGAAAGTTCTGGACAGTCCCCACCACTCGATGATAAAGTTATTAAGTGGCATACATCCGTCTCGTGCTCTGGATGAGTTTACAGCTTGACGAGAGTAGCCTAGTGCCTGTTGACCAGTTGTATAGTTAGGAAGGGCTTTTCTGGGATGGCGTACCCTGACCAGTCCTgactgctgagtgtgtgtgtggttggcgTCAGCGGTGGGATGAGGAGGGAGGCCAGTGCCGACTCACTGTTGTTCTCTCTCGTGTCACCATGCAGGAGGTCACGGCCACCAGCCGCCATTATGTTGACCGGCTGTTCCACCCCGATCCACAGAAAGTGCTGCAGGGAGTCATGTAAGTACATTATAATTTACATGACCTTGTGTTGTATTAGCCTATGTCTTACTATAGGAACACTTTATATTTGTCCTGTCACTGTCCCTCTTTGTTttttttgtcccaaatggcaccctttcctctacttagtgcactacttttgaccagagccttatgggaaatagggtgccatttgggacacagcctcacACAGCCTCTGTATCTGTCCTTGTGTGAGTCTGAATGCCTAGTGTGAGCTCAGTGAGAGCTGCTTAGACCACTTTGTTTACATGTGGCTGTACGACCTGTGTGTGATCAGTCAGTCTGCTTCATCTTTATTTTTTTCTCTGAGGCCCAGCTCTGGTTACGGTTTTAGGCAGCTGGCCGCATCACTACCTGACTGGTGCAGCTGTTCTTTTCCACTGGCCTCTGCCAGCTCATGGCTATTTCACTCCATTAACTACTAGTATCTTTATATTGCATGCATTACATTCTATAGGGTCTCATCAGTTGGCGAACCACAGTTAGAATTCTGTACTCTGGATAACTTTTCATATGTTATTGGCTTAAATAAATGGTGTgtgatatttaagcaataaggcccgagggggtgtggtatatggccaatataccacggctaagggctgttcttatgcacgacgcaacgtggagtgcctggatacagcccttagccgtggtatattggccatatacaacaaaccctgaggtgccttattgctgttataaactggttaccaacataattagggcagtaaaaatgtaatgttttgtcatacccgtggtacccggtctgatataccacggcattcatccaatcagcattcagggctcaaaccacccagtttataatcagtATTCTATCCTCTCAAAGCAATACGTTAACAAGCTGGAGCAGCACTGATGTTTCTCAGCTGAGCCTGTAGACGTTAGTTAGCCATAGTGTTTAGACGTGTTTAGCGCTGGTGATAGGAATTATACTGTGGATGAACTCTGACAAGTGTCGTTATTGTGGCTGTTGGTAACATGCTGAGGGAGCTCCACAcatctgactctgtgtgtgtgttcacagtgACATGAAGAATGCTGTCATCGGAAACAACAAACAGAAAGCCAACCTGATTGTCCTGGGAGCTGTGCCCAGGTATCTCTCGCTTTCCCCCTTACCTTtgttctcctctctcacctcccctcttttcctgcttccccttcttttttttctctctcacggAGTCTGTCCTTCCTTCCCCCAGGTTACTGTACCTGCTCCAGCAGGGCTTATCCAGCTCTGAGCTGAGGACAGAGGTGTTGGGCTCAGAACTGAGGACAGAGGGTGCGGTGGTGCTGAGGACAGAGGTGCTGGGCTCAGAACTGAGGACAGAGGGTGCAGTGGTACTGGGCTCAGAACTGAGGACAGAGGGTGTGGTGGTACTGGGCTCAGAACTGAGGACAGAGTGTGTGGTGTTGCTGGGCTCAGAACTGAGGACAGAGGGTGCAGTGGTACTGGGCTCAGAACTGAGGACAGAGGGTGCGGTGGTGCTGAGGACAGAGTGTGTGGTGGTACTGGGCAGTCTGGCCATGGGCACAGAGAACAACATCAAGTCCCTGGTGGACTGTCACATCATCCCTGCTCTGCTGCaaggtacacacgcacacacacacgcacacacacacgcacgcacgcacacacacactctgcaaaCAATAGGGAAACAACGAACAGATAATGGCCCCTGAGgaaatggctgccgttttacggtccCTTAACCGGTTGTGCTATTGAGTGtgttttttcacgttatttgtaacttattttgtacataatgtttctgccaccgtctgttatgactgaaaagagcttctagatatcagaacAGATTAATCACCCCGTACTGGAAGAAGATTCTTTCTTTAATGAGTTGgacgtcattcgcaggagaaaaaAACAGGGATATCTGGGACGTAGGtcagggtgccttgtaaggatccgatggcgagtgggtaatctgcctttaccattgatcctattagccaacgtacaatcactgGATAACAAAATAGATGAACTACgatcacgtatatcctaccaacgggacattaaaaacagtaatatcttgtgtttcaccgagtcgtggctgaatgacgccATGAATAACctacagctggcgggttttacactgtatcggcaagatagaacagcagcctccggtaagacaaggggaggcggtctgtgtatatttgtaaacaacagcgggtgcacaaaatctaatagtaaggaagtctctaggttttgcttgcctgaggtagagtatctcatgataagctgtaccACACAGTCTTTACCAAAATAGTTTTCATttatattcttcgtagctgtctattgaccaccacaaaccgatgctgacactaagaccgcactcaacgagctgtatgcGGCCATAGGCAAACAGAAAAATGCTCATCCTGAGTcgccgctcctagtggccggggactttaatgcagggaaactgaaatctattttacctaatttctaccagcattttaaatatgcaaccagagggaaaaaaactctggaccacctttatttactccacacactgagatgtaaacaaatctctccctcaccccccatttggcaaatctgaccataattctatcctcctgattcctgcttacaagcaaaaactcaagcaggaagcaccagtaactcagtcaataaagaagtggtcagatgacgcagatgctaagctacaggattgttttgctagcacagaccggaatatgttctgggattcttccggcATTAagcagtacaccacatcagtcactggcttcgtcaataagtgcattgatgacgtcgtccccacagtgactgtacgtacacacCCCAaatagaagccatggattacaggcaacatctgcactgtgctaaagggtagagctgccactttcaaggagcgggactctaacccggaagcttataagagatcccgctatgccctcagacgaagcATCAAATAGACAAAGCATCAAAACagtactaagattgaatcgtactacaccggctccgacattCATCGGATGGGGCAGGGCTTGCAAaaactattacagattacaaaggtgTTAGCGAttgatgttattcttcaataacacaaactccaaagcaaatcaggggaaGGAAAATAGGTTTATTTGAAAAGGACAAATCAAGATGTTGTGCTGGGAGGTAGATGTTCAGTCTCCCATTTATAACCCCCCACCCTAGTCTGGGGTTAACCATTGAGAAGACCTTCAGTACCacatggccaaataacaagtatcctgttCCCGACTCAATGTACGGAATGTAGCGCATGTAGCTCTGAGTTCAGGAGTGACCTTTCACAGATTTTAAACAGCTGTTGAACTGAAACCCAACTCCTATTTACGTTGACAATTCcctattgaccattagtactatatttagtttagtactcttgtcctctcatcctctgcgttgtgtatttatcttcaaaatattattgtaaagggaagcacagtcgcgagctgcccagtgacattagcctaccagatgagttaaattacttctatgctgggatcgaggcaaacaacactgaagcatgcatgagagcgtcagcggttccggaagactgtgtgatcacgctctccacagctgatgtgagtaaaacctttaaacaggtcaacattcacaaggccgcagggccagacggattaacaggacgtgtactccaagtatgcactgaccaactggcaagtgtcttcactgacattttcaacctgtccctgactgagtctgtaataccaacatgtttcaagcagaccaccatagtccctgtgcccaagaacactaaggtaacccgcccaaacagatccgcagatgatgcaatctctattgcactccacacttccttttcccacctggacaaaaggaacacctacgagAGAATGCTACTCCttcactacagctcagcgttcaacaccatagtgcccttaaagctcatcactaagctaacaaccctgggactaaacacctccctctgcaactggatcttggattTCCTGATGGGTCGCcccccagatggtgagggtaggtagcaacacatccgccacactgatcctcaacactggagctccgcaggggtgcgtgctcagtcccctcctgtactccctcttcactcatgactgcatggccaggcacaactccaacaccatttagtttgctgatgacacaacagtggtatgcctaatcactgacaacaatgagacagccctatagggaggaggtcagagacaatgccaggacaacagcctctccctcaacgtgatcaagacaaaggagatgattgtggactacaggaaaaggagaaccgagcacacccccattctcctcgacggggctgtaatggagcaggttgaaagcttagagtttcttggtgtccacatcaccaacaaactatcatggtccaaacacaccaagacagtcgtgaagagggcacgacaaaaccttttccccctcaggggactgaaaagatttggcatgggttcgcagatcctcaaaaggttctacagctgcaccattgagagcatcctgacaggtggcatcactgcctggtacggcaactgctcggcctccgactacaaaggcactatatagggtagtgcgtacggcccaatacatcactggagccaagcttcctgccatccaggacttctataccaggcggtatcagaggaaggccctaaaaattgtcagactccagccaccctggtcgtagactgttctctctgctactgcatggtaCCTGAGCTGCAAGTTTAGTTCCAAAAGGCtaattaacagcttctacccacaagccatagagttctgaacagctaatcaaatggctacccagactatttgcactgtCCCCGttccctcttttacgctgctgctactctgtttattgtctatgcatagtcactttaactctacctacatgtacatattacctcaactaaccagtgccccgcacattgtctctgtaccggtaccccctgtatatagtctccacattgactctgtaccggtaccccctgtatatagcctccacattgactctgtaccggtaccccctgtatatagtctccacattgactctgtaccgttaccccctgtatatagtctccacattgactctgtaccggtaccccctgtatatagcctccacattgactctgtaccggtaccccctgtatatagtctccacattgactctgtaccgttaccccctgtatatagtctccacattgactctgtaccggtaccccctgtatatagtctccacattgactctgtaccggtaccccctgtatatagcctccacattgactctgtactggtaccccctgtatatagtctccacattgactctgtaccggtaccccctgtatatagtctccacattgactctgtaccggtaccccctgtatatagtctccacattgactctgtaccggtaccccctgtatatagcctccacattgactctgtaccggtaccccctgtatatagtctccacattgactctgtaccggtaccccctgtatataacatcgctactgttattttactgctgctcttcaattactttatttttaattttttacttaacacttatttttcttaactgcattgttggttaggtaagtaaagcatttcggcgcatgtgactaatacaatgtgatttgatcATTTACTTATGCTCTCTGTGTATATGCAGGTCTGGTATGTCCAGACCTGGTCTTCATCGAGGCTTGTCTTCGCTgcctcaggacagtcttcatcaGTCCAGTCACCCCAGTGCAGCTGCTCTACACTGTAAGTCTTAGTCACTTGTTCTCTGACACACATCCATAGGGGTGTAGCGTAATATTACAACATGCTCTCTCTAGCACTCATCTGAGCCGTGTGTTCTGAATCTGAGCCGTGTGTTCTGAATCTGAGCCGTGTGTTCTGAATCTGAGCCGTGTGTTCTGAGCCGTGTGTTCTGAATCTGAGCCGTGTGTTCTGAATCTGAGCCGTGTGTTCTGAATCTGAGCCGTGTGTTCTGAATCTGAGCCGTGTGTTCTGAATCTGAGCCGTGTGTTCTGAATCTGAGCCGTGTGTTCTGAATCTGAGCCGTGTGTTCTGAATCTGAGCCGTGTGTTCTGAGCCGTGTGTTCTGAATCTGAGCCGTGTGTTCTGAATCTGAGCCGTGTGTTCTGAGCCGTGTGTTCTGAATCTGAGCCGTGTGTTCTGAGCCGTGTGTTCTGAATCTGAGCCGTGGGTTCTGAGCCGTGTGTTCTGAATCTGAGCCGTGTGTTCTGAGCCGTGTGTTCTGAATCTGAGCCGTGTGTTCTGAGCCGGGTGGACAGTCACAGTGTCTGTCTCCTTCAGGACCCCACTGTGATTCCCCACTTGATGTCCCTGCTGAGTCGGTCTCCGCGGACGCAGGACTACATCACCCAGATCTTCTCTCACTGCTGCAAGGTCAGTATAGCAGTACACATTTAAAACGGTCATCTAGTAGAAGACATGTTAATTAGTCTGTCTGAGGAATGACTCAGttatgtgtgtgttctgtagagtCCAGAGCATCAGACGGTTCTGTTTAACCACGGGGCGATCCAGAACATTGCTCCcatgctcatctctctctcctataagGTACTGTTTGAAACTATTACTCACCCATTGTCTCAGTTCaaccatctctcatctctcacatctctcgttgcaacactgtatatatacgtaatatgacatttgtaatgtctttattgttttgaaacttctgtatgtgtaatgtttactgttaatttttattgtttatttcacttttgtatattatctacctcacttgctttggcaatgttaacacatgtttcccatgccaataaagccacttgaattgaattgaattgtattaacatctcaccctctctctcaccctctctctcaccctctctcccctttcccccctgttatctcactatctctctttctttgGTTCTCTCATGCCGTACAGGTACGAATGCAGGCATTAAAATGCTTCTCAGTCCTGGCCTATGAGAACACTCAGGTCTCCATGACATTGGTGAATGGTAAGACTACTTttcctttttatttctctctccctgcctccctctctcttccttttctctccctgcctccctctctcttccttttctctccctgcctccctctttcttccttttctctccctgcctccctctctcttccttttctctccctgcctccctctctcttccttttctctccctgcctccctctctcttccttttctctccctgcctccctctctcttccttttctctccctgcctccccctctcttccttttctctctctgcctccctctcttttccttttctctccctgcctccctctctcttcattttctctccctgcctctccctctctcttccttttctctccctctctcttccttttctctccctctctcccttttctctccctctctccctctctttctctcttgtcaGATGGTCATAATATAGTATTATGCTGCTACGATACAAATCTatgttctcctctctgttctcagtGCTGGTTGATGGGGATCTGCTCTCTCAGGTATTTGTCAGAATGTTGCAAAGGAATCTGCCCATTGAAATGCAGCTCACAGCAGCCAAGTGGTGAGTGTTTCACTGGACTATTAAACTAAGTGTGCTGCGATTGACCATGTCGACGTAAGTGCTAGTAGGTGTGAATCTGCGGACTGAAGTTACGTGTGTGAAAGTGTTTTTCTTTCTGAAGGtgacatttctctctctttctgtctcccccagTCTAACATACATGTGTCGAGCGGGAGCCATCAGAACAGATGACAGGTGCATTGttttaaaggtgtgtgtgtgcgtgtgtgtgtgtgtgtgtgcgtgtgtgtgcgtgcgtgcggacATTTATTGGGATGGATCTTGTCCTGGAAGCAGAGCAGTTTCCACTAGATGGGCCAGAATGCAAAGCCAAAATTGTCTGTAACGTAAAGCATTTATGGAAacaaaatgtagctttttggtaATAATTTAAGTTTAGGGTTTGGCACAagattagcagtgtggttagggttaaaatCAGATTTGATGACTTTGTGGCAATGTCAGCTAGTGACCaccctgcagagctgcctccagtgcatgagtcatcccaataaatgccaacctgtaTGTAGAACTCTGGTTCCACCcctgtctgtagaccctgccgtGCCTGGTGAGGATGTGCAGTAAGGAGCGTCTGTTGGAGGAGCGTGTGGAGGGGGCAGAGACCCTGGCCTACCTGATGGAGCCTGATGTGGAGCTGCAGAGGATCGCCAGTGTAACCGACCACCTAGTGGCCATGCTGGCTGACTACTTCAAATACCCCAGCTCTGTCAGCGCCATCACTGACATCAAGAGGGTGAGACACTGGACTGTAGTCATTGAACCTAGCCAGGCAGTCTTACAAGGCAGAGAAAACAGTGACCATCAGGAAAACACTGAAACTGTGATGAGAAAAGAACACCACAGTCCTTCATTTGGACAAAAATCTTACCTAAAAATAATGgtttatttaaatgtttatttatctGTAGTTGGATCACGACTTGAAGCACGCACATGAGCTGAGGCAAGCTGCCTTCAAGCTGTACGCCTCACTGGGCTCCAACGATGAAGACATCCGCAAGAAGGTGACTTCAACAGTACACACACCCACCCTAACCCAGCCACTTTTAGAAGTGTCCTTCTCGTAACCCCCCGctcctgtttctccctcctcagaTCACAGAGACCGAGAATATGATGGACAGGATAGTGAGCGGCCTGTCAGAATCCAGCATCAAGGTGCGGCTAGCAGCCGTCAGGTACGGAAAACACATCTCTACTTCTCTGCTCTCCACTGAGTGTCCTGTCACATTCTGTTCCTctctattttatatatatatacacttccgttcaaaagtttgggctcactgagaaatgtccatgtttctgaaagaaaagctcatttaaaaataataataattaaataataaataaaataataatgaaaataacatcaagttgatcagaaatacagtgtagacattgttaatgttgtaaatgactattgtagctggaaacggcagatttaaaaaaaaaaatggaatatctacagaggcccattatcagcaaccatcacatcaaatcaaatcaaggtttatttgtcacgtgcgctgaatacaacaggtgtaaaccttagtgaaatgcttacttacaggttctaaccaatagtgcaaaaaaaggtattaggtgaacaataggtaggtaaagaaataaaaacaacagtataaagacaggctatatacagtagagaggctatatacagtagcgaggctatatacagtagagaggctatatacagtagaggctatatacagtagcgaggctatatacagtagcgaggctatatacagtagaggctatatacagtagagaggctatatacagtagaggctatatacagtagcgaggctatatacagtagcgaggctatatacagtagagaggctatatacagtagaggctatatacagtagagaggctatatacagtagcgaggctatatacagtagcgaggctacatacagtagcgaggctatatacagtagagaggctatatacagtagagaggctatatacagtagcgaggctataaaagtagcgaagctacatacagacactggttagtcaggttgattgaggtagtatgtacatgtaggtatcgttaaagtgactatgcatatatgatgaacagagagtagcagtagcgtaaaagaggggttggtgggtggtgggacacaatgcagatagcccggttagccaatgtgcgggagcactgtttggtcgggccaattgaggtagtatatacatgaatgtatagttaaagtgactatgcatgtatgataaacagagagtagcagcagcttaaaaagaggggttggggtggggggggcacaccatgcaaatagtccgggtagccatttgattacctgttcaggagtcttatggcttgggggtaaaaactgttgagaagccttctTGTCCAAGacatggcactccggtaccgagaacagagagaacagtctatgactggggtggctggggtctttgacaattttagggccttcctctgacaccgcctggtgtagaggtcctggatggcaggcagcttagccccagtgatgtacttggccgtacgcactacaccctttgtagtgccttgcggtcagaggccgagcaattgccgtaccaggcagtgatgcaaacagtcaggatgctctcgatattgcagctgtagaatcttttgagtaTCTCAGGACCCATACAAAATCTTTTTAGattcctgaggggaaataggctttgtcgtgccctcttcacgactgtcttggtgtgttcggaccattctagtttgttggtgatgtggacaccaaggaacttgaagctcccaacctgctccacttgtgtcttctgcaaacttaatgatggtgttggagtcatgcctggccatgcagtcgtgggtgaacagggagtacaggaggggactgagcacgcacccctggggagctccagtgttgaggatcagcgtggcagatgtgttgctacctacccttaccaccagggggcggcccgtcaggaagtccaggatccagttgcagaggaaggtgttttgtcccagggtccttagcttagtgatgaactttgagggcattttgatgttgaacgctgagctatagtcaaggaatagcattctcacataagtgttccttttgtccaggtgggaaagggcagtgtggagtacaatacagattgtatcatctgtggatctgtttgggcggtatgcaaattggaatgggtctagggtttctgggataatggtgttgatgtgagccattaccaacctttcaaagtacttcgtggctacggacgtgagtgctacgggtctgtagtcatttaggcaggttgcctttgtcttcttgggcacatggactatggtggtctgcttgtatcatgttggtattacagacttaatcagggacatgttgaaaatgtcagggacgacacctgccagttggtcagcacatgcccggagcacccgtcctggtaatctgtctggcccctcagccttgtgtatgttgacctgtttaaaggtcttactcacgtcggctacggagagcgtgatcacacagtcgttcggaacagctgatgctctcatgcatgcctcagtgttgcttgcctcgaagcgagcatagaagtgattgagctcatctggtaggttcgtgtcactgggcagctcgtggctgtgcttaatagtttgcaagccctgccacataagacgagcgtcggagccggtgtactatgattcaatcttagccctgtatttgcctgtttgatggttcgtcgcagggcgaCGTGTTTCAGGCCTtcgaggcagagttgcaaagaaaaagccatatctcagacggGCCAATAAAAagtaaagattaagatgggcaaaataacacagacactgcctagaaggccagcatcccggagtcgcctcttcactattgacattgagaccggtgttttgc is a genomic window containing:
- the LOC110501849 gene encoding armadillo repeat-containing protein 8, with the translated sequence MACLLEAPLRISVLSEVTATSRHYVDRLFHPDPQKVLQGVIDMKNAVIGNNKQKANLIVLGAVPRLLYLLQQGLSSSELRTEVLGSELRTEGAVVLRTEVLGSELRTEGAVVLGSELRTEGVVVLGSELRTECVVLLGSELRTEGAVVLGSELRTEGAVVLRTECVVVLGSLAMGTENNIKSLVDCHIIPALLQGLVCPDLVFIEACLRCLRTVFISPVTPVQLLYTDPTVIPHLMSLLSRSPRTQDYITQIFSHCCKSPEHQTVLFNHGAIQNIAPMLISLSYKVRMQALKCFSVLAYENTQVSMTLVNVLVDGDLLSQVFVRMLQRNLPIEMQLTAAKCLTYMCRAGAIRTDDRCIVLKTLPCLVRMCSKERLLEERVEGAETLAYLMEPDVELQRIASVTDHLVAMLADYFKYPSSVSAITDIKRLDHDLKHAHELRQAAFKLYASLGSNDEDIRKKITETENMMDRIVSGLSESSIKVRLAAVRCLHSLSRSVQQLRTSFHDHAVWKPLMKLLQNAPDEVLVMASSTLCNLLLEFSPSKEPILESGVVELLCSLTQSDSPALRVNGIWALMNMAFQADQKVKGEIVRALGTEQLFRLLSDPDTNVLMKTLGLLRNLLSTRPHIDQIMSSHGKQIMQAVTLILEGEHSIEVKEQTLCILANIADGNTAKELIMTNDDILQKIKYYMGHSNAKLQLAATFCISNLIWNEEGSEADAMPGCQERQDKLRELGFVDILHKLTQALDPNLCERAKTAMQHYLA